The following coding sequences lie in one Aquabacterium olei genomic window:
- a CDS encoding ATP-binding cassette domain-containing protein: MQASPSTQPIVLQARGLVKRYGQVTALDGVDFELRAGEILAVIGDNGAGKSSLIKALSGALVPDEGEILMNGQPIHMKSPIDARRHGIETVYQDLAVAPAMTIAENLFLGREVFKPGALNKLFKVIDKRRMLAEAIERMNDLKVGIRSMTQAVETLSGGQRQCVAVARAAAFARHVVIMDEPTAALGVKEGNMVLELIRRVRDKGLPVILISHNMPHVFEIADRIHVQRLGRRAAILNPKVVSMSDTVAVMTGAMTADQLPREALC; the protein is encoded by the coding sequence ATGCAGGCCTCCCCCTCCACCCAACCCATCGTGCTGCAGGCCCGGGGTCTGGTGAAGCGCTACGGCCAGGTCACCGCGCTCGATGGCGTGGATTTCGAACTGCGCGCCGGTGAGATCCTCGCCGTGATCGGCGACAACGGCGCGGGCAAGTCCTCGTTGATCAAGGCTTTGTCGGGCGCGCTGGTGCCGGATGAAGGCGAGATCCTGATGAATGGCCAGCCCATTCACATGAAGAGCCCGATCGACGCGCGCCGCCACGGCATCGAGACCGTCTACCAGGATCTGGCGGTTGCCCCCGCAATGACGATTGCCGAGAACCTGTTTCTGGGCCGCGAGGTCTTCAAGCCCGGCGCGCTGAACAAGCTGTTCAAGGTGATCGACAAGCGGCGCATGCTGGCCGAGGCCATCGAGCGCATGAACGACCTGAAGGTGGGCATTCGCTCGATGACGCAGGCCGTCGAGACGCTCTCGGGTGGGCAGCGCCAGTGTGTGGCCGTGGCCCGCGCTGCCGCCTTTGCGCGCCATGTTGTGATCATGGACGAGCCGACCGCCGCCCTGGGCGTCAAGGAAGGCAACATGGTGCTGGAGCTGATACGCCGCGTGCGGGACAAGGGCCTGCCTGTGATCCTCATCAGCCACAACATGCCGCACGTGTTCGAGATTGCCGACCGCATCCACGTGCAACGCCTGGGCCGACGCGCCGCAATCCTGAACCCCAAGGTGGTCAGCATGTCCGACACCGTGGCGGTGATGACCGGCGCCATGACGGCGGATCAGTTGCCCAGGGAGGCCCTGTGCTGA
- the rimO gene encoding 30S ribosomal protein S12 methylthiotransferase RimO, protein MSSEQTPTVTPASAPKIGFVSLGCPKALTDSELILTQLRAEGYETSKTFAGADLVIVNTCGFIDDAVKESLDTIGEALAENGKVIVTGCLGAKAGAGEGTNLVKDVHPSVLAVTGPHATQEVMDAVHQHVPKPHDPFIDLVPEARGVAGIKLTPKHYAYLKISEGCNHRCSFCIIPSMRGDLVSRPIGDVLSEAKALFESGVKELLVISQDTSAYGVDVKYRTGFWDGKPVKTRMYDLAARLGEMAREHGAWVRMHYVYPYPHVDEVVPLMAEGLILPYLDVPFQHAHPDVLKRMKRPANGEKNLDRLRRWREICPEIVVRSTFIAGFPGETEEEFEYLLDFLKEAEIDRAGCFAYSPIDGAPANELPGALPDEVREERRARFMAVAEEVSIAQLQRRVGATMQVLVDSAPALGRKGGVGRSYADAPEIDGTVRLLPPEKASKTLKVGEFTRARIVAVEGHDLIALPI, encoded by the coding sequence ATGAGTTCCGAACAGACCCCCACCGTCACCCCTGCCAGCGCGCCCAAGATCGGCTTTGTTTCACTTGGCTGCCCCAAGGCGTTGACCGATTCCGAGTTGATCCTCACGCAGCTGCGCGCAGAGGGCTATGAAACCAGCAAGACCTTTGCCGGCGCCGACCTGGTGATCGTCAACACCTGCGGTTTCATCGACGATGCGGTGAAAGAAAGCCTGGACACCATCGGCGAGGCGCTGGCCGAGAACGGTAAGGTCATCGTGACCGGCTGCCTGGGCGCGAAGGCCGGGGCAGGTGAGGGCACCAACCTCGTCAAGGACGTGCACCCCAGTGTGCTGGCCGTCACGGGCCCGCATGCCACGCAAGAGGTGATGGACGCCGTGCACCAGCACGTGCCCAAGCCGCATGACCCGTTCATCGACCTCGTGCCCGAGGCGCGCGGCGTGGCCGGCATCAAGCTCACGCCCAAGCACTATGCCTACCTGAAGATCAGCGAGGGCTGCAACCACCGCTGCAGCTTCTGCATCATCCCCAGCATGCGCGGCGACCTCGTGTCGCGCCCGATCGGCGATGTGCTGAGCGAGGCCAAGGCGCTGTTCGAATCCGGCGTGAAGGAACTGCTGGTCATCAGCCAGGACACCAGTGCCTATGGCGTGGACGTGAAGTACCGCACCGGCTTCTGGGACGGCAAGCCGGTCAAGACCCGCATGTACGACCTGGCCGCCCGCCTGGGCGAGATGGCCCGCGAACACGGTGCCTGGGTCCGCATGCATTACGTCTACCCCTATCCGCACGTGGATGAGGTGGTGCCGCTGATGGCCGAAGGCCTGATCCTGCCTTACCTGGACGTGCCGTTCCAGCACGCGCACCCGGATGTGCTGAAGCGCATGAAGCGCCCGGCCAACGGCGAGAAGAACCTCGACCGCCTGCGCCGCTGGCGCGAGATCTGCCCGGAGATCGTCGTGCGCTCGACCTTCATCGCCGGCTTCCCGGGCGAGACCGAAGAAGAGTTCGAATACCTGCTCGACTTCCTGAAGGAAGCCGAAATCGACCGCGCGGGCTGCTTTGCCTACTCGCCGATCGACGGCGCGCCGGCCAACGAACTGCCCGGCGCCTTGCCCGATGAGGTGCGCGAGGAACGCCGTGCCCGCTTCATGGCGGTGGCGGAAGAGGTGTCGATCGCCCAGCTGCAGCGCCGCGTGGGCGCCACCATGCAGGTGCTGGTCGACAGTGCGCCCGCACTGGGCCGCAAGGGCGGCGTGGGCCGCAGCTATGCCGACGCGCCCGAGATCGACGGCACCGTGCGCCTGCTGCCGCCCGAGAAGGCCAGCAAGACGCTGAAGGTGGGTGAGTTCACCCGCGCGCGCATCGTGGCGGTGGAAGGCCACGATCTGATCGCGCTGCCGATCTGA
- a CDS encoding RbsD/FucU family protein codes for MLKGIDPLLTPDLLKVLAEMGHGDAIVVADANFTAATLARIPGGGHKALIHLPGASVQRACEAILSLLPLGTPEEKPVAFMKVCQTPDGYLSGLQREVIGMLSARGLVGPDECETIERFAFYDAVRRAHAIVLTSDLQPYGNVLLKKGVIGEPLRP; via the coding sequence GTGCTGAAAGGCATCGACCCGCTGCTGACGCCCGACCTGCTGAAGGTGCTGGCCGAGATGGGCCACGGCGACGCCATTGTGGTGGCCGATGCCAACTTCACGGCCGCCACGCTGGCCCGGATACCGGGCGGGGGCCACAAGGCCTTGATCCACCTGCCCGGGGCTTCGGTGCAGCGGGCGTGCGAGGCCATTCTGTCGCTGCTGCCCCTCGGCACCCCCGAAGAGAAACCGGTGGCCTTCATGAAGGTATGCCAGACGCCGGACGGCTACCTCAGCGGCCTGCAACGCGAGGTGATCGGGATGCTGAGCGCCCGCGGGTTGGTCGGCCCCGATGAGTGCGAAACCATCGAGCGCTTCGCCTTTTATGATGCGGTGCGTCGCGCCCACGCCATCGTGCTGACCAGCGATCTTCAGCCCTACGGCAACGTGCTGCTGAAGAAAGGGGTCATCGGCGAGCCCTTGCGCCCGTGA
- a CDS encoding carbohydrate kinase family protein gives MFAALGEALVDLIEHPDGRYEPCLGGSVCNFARAMARQGQRIRYLNPLSSDTFGQRFVARLQADGVDLGQMPRSACPTSLAVVSLGPGGVPSYTFHRQHVADRDGTADELIARLPAALRLIHTGGLALAPGDWAKVHTVLRAARLRGAVVSVDANLRPVVVGPGAADQAAYVNAVRQALGMAQIVKLSDEDVRALGWNSADLNAVGTQLLSNPMTQLVAFTLGADGAMLMTRQACVQLPVPAAVAVVDTVGAGDCFQAGLLAWLAHEHHLTADALGQLTVSDLEAALRHAMATAAINVQRKGCEPPGWDETRAWLRA, from the coding sequence ATGTTTGCAGCCCTCGGCGAAGCCCTTGTCGACCTCATCGAGCACCCTGACGGCCGGTATGAGCCCTGTCTGGGCGGCTCCGTGTGCAACTTCGCCCGTGCCATGGCCCGCCAAGGGCAACGCATCCGCTACCTCAACCCGCTCTCGTCGGACACCTTCGGGCAGCGCTTCGTGGCTCGCTTGCAGGCCGACGGCGTGGACCTGGGCCAGATGCCGCGCAGCGCCTGTCCCACCTCGCTGGCCGTGGTGTCACTGGGGCCGGGCGGTGTGCCGTCTTACACCTTTCACCGCCAGCACGTGGCCGACCGCGATGGCACGGCAGACGAACTGATTGCACGCCTGCCGGCGGCCTTGCGCCTGATTCACACCGGTGGGCTGGCGCTGGCCCCGGGGGACTGGGCCAAGGTCCACACCGTGCTGCGGGCTGCCCGGCTGCGGGGTGCGGTCGTGTCGGTGGACGCGAACCTCCGGCCGGTGGTGGTCGGGCCCGGCGCCGCCGACCAGGCGGCCTACGTGAACGCGGTGCGCCAGGCCCTCGGCATGGCGCAGATCGTCAAGCTCAGCGACGAAGACGTGCGCGCCCTGGGCTGGAACAGCGCCGACCTGAACGCGGTGGGCACCCAGCTGCTGTCCAACCCCATGACGCAGCTGGTGGCCTTCACGCTCGGGGCCGACGGCGCGATGTTGATGACCCGACAGGCTTGCGTGCAACTGCCGGTGCCGGCCGCGGTGGCGGTCGTCGACACCGTGGGGGCGGGCGACTGCTTCCAGGCCGGGCTGCTGGCCTGGCTGGCCCACGAGCACCACCTGACGGCCGATGCGCTGGGCCAGCTCACCGTGTCCGACCTGGAGGCAGCCTTGCGGCACGCCATGGCCACGGCCGCCATCAATGTGCAGCGCAAGGGGTGTGAGCCGCCCGGCTGGGATGAGACGCGGGCCTGGCTGCGAGCCTGA
- a CDS encoding ROK family transcriptional regulator has product MTSPAASVDPHPRLRPRGSNQEGVRQYNERVVLQAIRLHGALPKADLARLTHLSPQTVSIIIERLQEDDLVIKQARVRGKVGQPSVPISLNPDGAFSVGIKVGRRNMDALLVDFTGRVRQRHTLPYPWPDPDTLFDDIARHVALLQTHLRDTLGAAKADRLLGVGVAAPFSLGGWQTLLGMPEHKARTWQAVDIPSRMQDTTRLPVHFVKDTSAACVAELVAGRGRSVPTFLYVFVDTFIGGGLVIDSHLRGGIHGNAGAVGSLPLSPAQPGQASMPAQLLSVASLVNLEQAFEAAGLDPMAAYDDRAMQSPWMPHTADWVAHTARGIAMAVNTTACVLDLEGVIVDGSFSRGLLASLLAAVQSALAEYNWEGIFEPQVMGGMIGSDARALGGALMPLYANFAPDRELFLKLEA; this is encoded by the coding sequence ATGACGTCCCCAGCTGCTTCTGTCGACCCCCACCCTCGCCTGCGCCCGCGCGGCTCCAACCAGGAAGGGGTGCGGCAGTACAACGAGCGCGTGGTGCTGCAGGCGATCCGGCTGCACGGCGCCTTGCCCAAGGCCGATCTGGCGCGGCTGACGCACCTCAGCCCGCAGACGGTGTCCATCATCATCGAGCGCCTGCAGGAAGACGACCTCGTCATCAAGCAGGCCCGGGTGCGTGGCAAGGTGGGCCAGCCGTCGGTGCCCATTTCACTGAACCCCGACGGGGCCTTCTCGGTGGGCATCAAGGTGGGCCGGCGCAACATGGATGCCCTGCTCGTCGACTTCACCGGGCGCGTACGCCAGCGGCACACCCTGCCCTACCCCTGGCCGGATCCCGACACGCTGTTCGATGACATCGCCCGGCACGTGGCCCTGCTGCAGACCCACCTGCGCGACACGCTGGGCGCCGCCAAGGCCGATCGCCTGCTGGGTGTCGGCGTGGCAGCGCCGTTCTCGCTCGGCGGCTGGCAGACCTTGCTCGGCATGCCGGAGCACAAGGCCCGCACGTGGCAGGCGGTCGACATTCCATCGCGCATGCAGGACACGACCCGGCTGCCGGTGCACTTCGTGAAGGACACGTCGGCCGCCTGTGTGGCCGAACTGGTGGCGGGCCGCGGCCGCAGCGTGCCCACCTTCCTCTATGTGTTCGTCGACACCTTCATCGGCGGCGGCCTGGTCATCGACAGCCACCTGCGCGGCGGCATCCATGGCAATGCAGGCGCGGTGGGCTCGTTGCCTCTGTCGCCCGCGCAGCCCGGGCAGGCCTCGATGCCGGCTCAGCTGCTGAGCGTGGCCTCGCTGGTCAACCTCGAGCAGGCGTTCGAAGCGGCCGGCCTCGACCCCATGGCCGCCTACGATGACCGGGCCATGCAGTCGCCCTGGATGCCCCACACCGCCGACTGGGTCGCGCACACCGCGCGCGGCATCGCCATGGCGGTGAACACGACGGCGTGCGTGCTCGACCTGGAAGGCGTCATCGTCGATGGCTCGTTCAGCCGCGGCCTGCTCGCATCGCTGCTGGCCGCCGTGCAAAGTGCGCTGGCCGAGTACAACTGGGAAGGGATCTTCGAGCCCCAGGTGATGGGCGGCATGATCGGGTCGGATGCCCGCGCGCTGGGTGGCGCGCTGATGCCGCTTTACGCGAACTTTGCGCCGGACCGCGAACTGTTCCTGAAGCTCGAAGCCTGA
- a CDS encoding ABC transporter permease: protein MKDWTRHLPPMAILGPLLALLAASAFFATQADNFLSGQNFSLILQQVMVVGLLAIGQTLIILTAGIDLSCGMVMALGSIVMTKLATEMGLHPLLAMLLGIGATTAFGLLNGLLVTRIKLPPFIVTLGTMNIAFAITQIYSGAQTITDLPEAMTFLGDPIMILGTPVAGGVLVMLALYAMVWFALSHTAPGRHLYAVGNNREAARLTGISTERVLLTVYALAGTFYGIAALLSVARTGVGDPQAGQTENLDSITAVVLGGTSLFGGRGIIVGTLIGALIVGVFRNGLTLMGVSSVYQILITGILVILAVATDQLSHKRA, encoded by the coding sequence ATGAAAGACTGGACCCGTCACCTGCCGCCCATGGCCATCCTCGGGCCCTTGCTTGCGTTGCTCGCGGCAAGCGCCTTCTTTGCCACCCAGGCCGATAACTTCCTGTCGGGCCAGAACTTCTCGCTCATTCTGCAGCAGGTGATGGTGGTGGGGCTGCTCGCCATCGGCCAGACGCTGATCATCCTGACGGCGGGCATCGACCTGTCGTGCGGCATGGTGATGGCGCTCGGCTCCATCGTGATGACGAAGCTGGCGACCGAGATGGGCCTGCACCCGCTGCTGGCGATGTTGCTCGGCATCGGGGCGACCACCGCGTTCGGGCTGCTCAACGGCCTGCTGGTGACCCGCATCAAGCTGCCGCCCTTCATCGTGACGCTGGGCACGATGAACATCGCCTTCGCGATCACGCAGATCTACTCGGGCGCCCAGACCATCACCGACCTGCCGGAGGCGATGACCTTTCTGGGTGACCCGATCATGATCCTCGGCACGCCGGTGGCGGGCGGGGTGCTGGTGATGCTGGCGCTCTACGCGATGGTGTGGTTCGCCTTGAGCCACACCGCCCCCGGGCGCCACCTGTACGCCGTGGGCAACAACCGCGAGGCCGCGCGCCTGACCGGCATCTCGACCGAGCGCGTGCTGCTGACGGTGTATGCACTGGCCGGCACGTTCTACGGTATCGCGGCGCTGTTGTCCGTGGCCCGCACCGGCGTGGGCGACCCGCAGGCAGGTCAGACGGAGAACCTCGACTCGATCACAGCCGTGGTGCTGGGGGGCACCAGCCTGTTCGGCGGCCGCGGCATCATCGTCGGCACCCTGATCGGCGCGCTGATCGTGGGCGTGTTCCGCAACGGCCTGACGCTGATGGGCGTGTCGTCCGTCTACCAGATCCTCATCACCGGCATCCTCGTGATCCTGGCGGTGGCCACCGACCAACTCTCTCACAAGCGAGCCTGA
- a CDS encoding sugar ABC transporter substrate-binding protein gives MPISRTLAVTLSAVALAALSQFAAAADQPVIGLITKTETNPFFVKMKEGATAAAKAQNVKLLTAAGKQDGDNAGQVTAIENMMAAGAKTILITPSDAKAIVPAIKKARDKGVMVIALDSPTDPLEAVDALFATDNYKAGALIGQYAKASLGGKPARIATLDLFPGHPVGAQRHNGFLKGFGLAANPATSNELSKPAEVVCMADSFGDQAKGQTAMENCLQKNPDINLVYTINEPAAAGAYKALKAAGKEKDVLIVSVDGGCQGVKDVAAGKIAATSQQYPLKMASMGVDAGVQYAKTGKKVAGYTDTGVTLIAGKVVPGVDSKDAQTGLNLCWGKK, from the coding sequence ATGCCGATCTCGCGCACCCTTGCTGTCACCCTGAGCGCTGTGGCGCTGGCCGCCCTGAGCCAGTTCGCTGCAGCGGCCGATCAGCCTGTCATCGGGTTGATCACGAAGACCGAGACCAACCCGTTCTTCGTCAAGATGAAGGAAGGCGCGACGGCGGCCGCCAAGGCGCAGAATGTCAAACTGCTGACCGCTGCAGGCAAGCAGGACGGCGACAACGCCGGGCAGGTCACTGCCATCGAGAACATGATGGCCGCCGGCGCGAAGACGATCCTGATCACGCCCAGTGACGCCAAGGCCATCGTCCCGGCGATCAAGAAGGCGCGCGACAAAGGCGTGATGGTGATTGCCCTCGACAGCCCCACCGACCCGCTGGAGGCTGTGGACGCGCTGTTTGCCACCGACAACTACAAGGCCGGCGCGCTGATCGGCCAGTACGCCAAAGCGTCGCTGGGCGGCAAGCCGGCCCGCATTGCGACGCTGGACCTGTTCCCCGGCCACCCGGTGGGGGCCCAGCGCCACAACGGCTTCCTGAAGGGCTTCGGCCTGGCGGCCAACCCGGCCACATCGAACGAACTGTCCAAGCCCGCCGAGGTGGTGTGCATGGCCGACTCCTTCGGCGACCAAGCCAAGGGCCAGACCGCGATGGAGAACTGCCTTCAAAAGAACCCGGACATCAACCTCGTCTACACGATCAATGAGCCGGCCGCTGCAGGCGCTTACAAGGCGCTGAAGGCCGCGGGCAAGGAGAAGGACGTGCTGATCGTGTCGGTCGATGGCGGCTGCCAGGGTGTGAAGGACGTGGCCGCCGGCAAGATCGCTGCCACCTCGCAGCAATACCCGCTGAAGATGGCCTCGATGGGCGTGGACGCGGGCGTGCAGTACGCGAAAACGGGCAAGAAGGTGGCCGGCTACACCGACACCGGGGTGACGCTGATTGCCGGCAAGGTCGTGCCGGGCGTGGACAGCAAGGACGCCCAGACGGGCCTGAACCTCTGCTGGGGCAAGAAGTAA
- a CDS encoding response regulator transcription factor, which produces MMANEPGVVYLVDDEAVVRDALVFLLGSRGLLVHAFDSGPALLEFLEQATTPVRGVFLLDVRMEPMSGLRLHEELVARGHRSPLLFLSGHGDIPMVVEALKKGAFDFLEKPYSDNTLVDRVEQALAVEAASYAQDALAVERQARLASLSDREREVMHRVAAGKLNKVIADELHIAVRTVEVHRARVFSKLGVRSAAELAGWLAVQGPTAS; this is translated from the coding sequence ATGATGGCGAACGAACCCGGTGTGGTTTACCTGGTGGATGACGAGGCCGTGGTGCGCGACGCCCTGGTGTTTCTGCTGGGTTCGCGGGGGTTGCTGGTGCACGCGTTTGACAGTGGGCCCGCGTTGCTGGAGTTTCTCGAGCAGGCGACAACACCGGTGCGTGGCGTGTTCCTGCTCGACGTGCGCATGGAGCCGATGTCCGGCCTGCGCCTGCATGAAGAACTCGTGGCCCGGGGGCACCGCAGTCCGCTGCTGTTCCTCAGCGGCCATGGCGACATCCCCATGGTGGTCGAGGCCTTGAAGAAGGGCGCCTTCGACTTCCTGGAGAAGCCGTACAGCGACAACACGCTGGTCGATCGCGTGGAGCAGGCGCTGGCCGTCGAAGCGGCCTCGTATGCCCAGGATGCACTGGCCGTGGAGCGCCAGGCCCGCCTGGCCAGCCTGAGTGACCGCGAGCGGGAGGTCATGCACCGGGTGGCGGCCGGCAAGCTCAACAAGGTGATTGCCGACGAACTGCACATTGCGGTGCGAACCGTGGAGGTGCACCGGGCGCGGGTGTTCTCGAAGCTGGGCGTCCGGTCGGCCGCAGAGCTGGCCGGCTGGCTGGCCGTGCAGGGCCCCACCGCGAGCTGA
- a CDS encoding M48 family metalloprotease → MRLRTLCKRISLLAVLAGLVAGSPAHALFYDPFPDAAAVRPSDELEERIWHEAEIFRAQFVRGQTPERLRPLQRSVRAVLQRHWPDLAPKLDLVVIDNADVVAVSSANGDIVVSTGMLMRLDNEEELVAVLAREVAHVLQRHAVRTVYAARLGAGANVVFQTVVKANSLISTAGLITAFQVTPEMLLVDGGKAFIQAQLGRLKETMADNFVRRMSATGFDAMVKTSLFGYSEALETEADEYSLSVLSRRFGHTDAFSRVMQRLLDEARVDEKKFSAFYANEERLAQRVEVARRAAAATEASVAPAAATGGPVASDAQAAVALPAGALELPSQVAVATVVVGDEPAGDEAAVSPTAIRAAAITTSVAEAEVQPYGDLLAPWALPVFETELEAGRLNRVMRNIERPRAHVVLPSGARVLLAEAWAAHPDATHAPRVSAELEAHVQAHPDDARALKLLGVMALRQGDLEAARAHLTRARELARTDEERGFIDQYLGLANKKPGSTS, encoded by the coding sequence ATGCGGCTCCGCACCTTGTGCAAGCGCATTTCGTTGCTGGCTGTGCTGGCTGGCCTGGTGGCTGGCAGCCCGGCCCACGCGCTGTTCTACGACCCGTTCCCCGATGCAGCGGCAGTCAGGCCCAGCGACGAGCTCGAGGAACGCATCTGGCACGAAGCCGAAATCTTCCGGGCCCAGTTCGTTCGTGGCCAGACGCCGGAGCGCCTGCGGCCGCTGCAGCGCAGTGTGCGCGCGGTCCTGCAGCGGCACTGGCCCGATCTGGCCCCGAAGCTGGATCTGGTCGTGATCGACAACGCCGACGTGGTGGCGGTGTCCAGTGCCAATGGCGACATCGTCGTGAGCACCGGCATGCTGATGCGGCTCGACAACGAGGAAGAGCTGGTGGCGGTGCTGGCCCGGGAAGTGGCCCACGTGCTGCAGCGCCACGCAGTGCGCACCGTGTACGCGGCCCGGCTCGGTGCGGGGGCCAACGTGGTGTTCCAGACCGTGGTGAAAGCCAATTCGCTGATCTCCACGGCCGGCCTCATCACTGCGTTCCAGGTCACGCCGGAAATGCTGTTGGTCGATGGCGGCAAGGCGTTCATCCAGGCGCAGCTGGGTCGGCTCAAGGAAACCATGGCGGACAACTTCGTGCGCCGCATGTCGGCCACGGGCTTCGACGCCATGGTGAAGACCTCGCTGTTCGGCTATTCGGAGGCGCTCGAGACCGAGGCCGACGAGTACAGCCTGTCGGTGCTGAGCCGGCGTTTTGGCCACACCGACGCGTTCTCGCGCGTCATGCAGCGCTTGCTGGATGAGGCCAGGGTCGACGAGAAGAAGTTCTCGGCGTTCTACGCCAATGAAGAGCGGCTCGCCCAGCGGGTGGAGGTGGCGCGCCGCGCCGCCGCGGCCACCGAGGCGTCGGTCGCTCCGGCCGCGGCGACCGGTGGGCCTGTGGCATCCGATGCCCAGGCTGCGGTCGCCCTGCCGGCCGGCGCGCTGGAGTTGCCTTCGCAGGTGGCCGTCGCCACGGTCGTGGTGGGTGATGAGCCCGCGGGTGACGAGGCTGCTGTCTCGCCCACCGCCATCCGCGCCGCGGCGATCACCACGTCGGTCGCCGAAGCGGAGGTGCAGCCATATGGCGACTTGCTCGCGCCCTGGGCGCTGCCCGTCTTCGAGACCGAGCTGGAGGCGGGGCGCCTGAACCGCGTCATGCGCAACATCGAGCGCCCGCGCGCGCACGTCGTCCTGCCGTCCGGCGCACGCGTGTTGCTGGCGGAGGCCTGGGCGGCTCACCCCGATGCCACGCACGCGCCCCGAGTGTCTGCCGAACTGGAGGCGCATGTTCAGGCGCACCCGGATGACGCCCGTGCGCTCAAGTTGCTGGGCGTGATGGCGCTGAGGCAGGGTGACCTCGAGGCTGCGCGCGCGCACCTTACCCGCGCCCGCGAACTGGCCCGCACCGACGAGGAGCGCGGCTTCATCGACCAATACCTCGGCCTGGCCAACAAGAAGCCGGGAAGTACATCGTGA
- a CDS encoding PLP-dependent transferase, which produces MTAPELPSSDATAPAAQPVGRATGLIHHAYEPPGGFGSVQPGVFKASTVFFHDTAALKAREWKDKSGYTYGLHGTPTTFTLEERLATLEGGRQCLLAPSGLSALTLVAQSLLKAGDEVLLPDNVYAPNRDFTRVELAHWGITHRVYDPMDPASLAGLINERTRLLWLEAPGSVTLEFPDLQALLAVARQHPRLVVALDNTWGAGLAFNPFELGVSGPNGAAGVDISVHALTKYPSGGGDVLMGSVVTRDAALHLQLKLTHMRLGLGVGANDAEALLRGLPSLALRYAAHDRATRAVAQWLSARSEFAQVLHPALPESPGHAAWAQVATQAGGLVSVVFDHRRFAADRVDAFVDALRLFRIGYSWGGPVSLVMPYSLRGMRQFGPLAGRGNDTLVRFAIGLEEVDDLLADLEQALKVMG; this is translated from the coding sequence ATGACCGCACCCGAACTGCCTTCCTCTGACGCCACCGCGCCTGCCGCGCAGCCTGTGGGCCGCGCCACCGGCCTGATTCACCACGCTTACGAGCCCCCGGGCGGCTTCGGCTCGGTGCAGCCCGGCGTCTTCAAGGCCTCCACCGTGTTTTTTCACGACACGGCTGCGCTCAAGGCGCGCGAGTGGAAGGACAAGAGCGGCTACACCTACGGCCTGCACGGCACGCCGACCACCTTCACGCTTGAAGAGCGGCTCGCCACCCTCGAGGGGGGCCGCCAGTGCCTGCTCGCGCCTTCGGGGCTGTCGGCGCTCACGCTGGTGGCGCAGTCGCTGCTGAAGGCGGGCGACGAGGTGCTGCTGCCCGACAACGTGTACGCGCCGAACCGCGACTTCACCCGGGTGGAACTGGCGCACTGGGGCATCACACACCGGGTGTACGACCCGATGGACCCGGCGTCGCTCGCCGGCCTTATCAACGAGCGCACCCGCCTGCTGTGGCTGGAAGCACCCGGCTCGGTCACACTCGAGTTCCCGGATCTGCAGGCCTTGCTCGCGGTGGCCCGGCAGCACCCGCGGCTGGTGGTGGCGCTCGACAACACCTGGGGGGCTGGGCTGGCCTTCAACCCCTTCGAGCTGGGCGTGTCGGGCCCGAATGGGGCAGCGGGTGTCGACATCAGCGTGCACGCGCTCACCAAGTACCCGTCGGGCGGGGGCGACGTGCTGATGGGCTCCGTCGTCACGCGCGACGCGGCGCTGCATCTGCAACTCAAGCTCACGCACATGCGGCTGGGCCTGGGGGTAGGCGCCAACGATGCCGAGGCGCTGCTGCGCGGGCTGCCCAGCCTGGCGCTGCGTTACGCCGCGCACGACCGGGCTACGCGCGCCGTGGCGCAGTGGCTCTCAGCGCGCAGCGAGTTCGCCCAGGTGTTGCACCCCGCCTTGCCCGAATCGCCCGGACACGCCGCCTGGGCCCAGGTTGCCACGCAGGCGGGCGGGCTGGTGTCGGTGGTGTTCGATCACCGGCGGTTCGCGGCAGACCGTGTCGATGCCTTTGTGGATGCGCTGCGCCTGTTCCGCATCGGCTATTCGTGGGGTGGGCCGGTGAGCCTCGTGATGCCCTACAGCCTGCGCGGCATGCGCCAGTTCGGTCCGCTGGCCGGCCGGGGCAATGACACCCTGGTGCGGTTCGCGATCGGCCTGGAAGAGGTCGACGACCTGCTGGCCGATCTGGAGCAGGCTCTGAAGGTGATGGGCTGA